One part of the Gossypium raimondii isolate GPD5lz chromosome 1, ASM2569854v1, whole genome shotgun sequence genome encodes these proteins:
- the LOC105780295 gene encoding MYB-like transcription factor ETC1, with the protein MAESEYSSSENASMDSDSIEDQSKQDLELQFSEDEETLVIRMFNLVGERWGLIAGRIPGRTAEEIEKYWNTRYSTSQ; encoded by the exons atggcTGAATCTGAATATTCTTCGAGTGAAAATGCATCTATGGACTCCGACTCCATAG AGGATCAAAGTAAACAAGATTTGGAACTTCAATTCTCAGAAGATGAGGAAACACTAGTAATCAGGATGTTTAATTTAGTTGGAGAAAG GTGGGGTTTGATCGCTGGGAGAATCCCTGGAAGAACAGCCGAGGAGATTGAGAAATATTGGAACACAAGATACTCAACAAGCCAGTGA
- the LOC105780264 gene encoding DDRGK domain-containing protein 1 — MEEILALFLSMFLVLALVPLYIWKRRQDTRPTVEHVEERQAPRRENVVRGGAGARSRMRRRPTAGGASSSSAATAEETADGSEEEEEGDGYYEAKASKKKEKKRQERDAQRRAEEAARESRLTKQDRYAEMRRKKDEEREAEERRLEEEAQARKAKEEEAAALEFEKWKGAFSVDAEGTTENELQDGSQDLLSNFVEYIKNHKCIPLEDLAGEFKLRTQECINRITSLESMGRLSGVMDDRGKYIYISMEEMKAVADYIKRQGRVSISHLASKSNQFIDLEPKVQFTEEISTAEEITVA; from the exons atggagGAAATATTAGCTTTGTTTCTTTCAATGTTTCTCGTTCTAGCGTTGGTTCCGTTATATATATGGAAACGCCGTCAGGATACTCGACCAACCGTTGAACATGTTGAAGAACGGCAG GCTCCAAGAAGGGAAAATGTAGTACGTGGTGGGGCCGGTGCTCGTAGTAGGATGCGGAGGAGACCAACTGCAGGAGGAGCTAGCTCGTCGTCAGCTGCAACTGCTGAAG AAACTGCTGATGGAAGTGAGGAAGAAGAGGAAGGAGATGGATATTATGAGGCTAAAGCAtcaaagaagaaggaaaagaaacgGCAAGAAAGGGATGCACAACGAAGG GCTGAAGAGGCTGCTCGTGAGTCAAGGCTGACTAAACAGGATCGATATGCTGAAATGCGGAGGAAAAAGGATGAGGAGCGTGAGGCAGAGGAACGTAGGCTG GAAGAAGAAGCTCAAGCTCGAAAGGCCAAGGAGGAAGAAGCTGCTGCCTTGGAGTTTGAAAAGTGGAAAGGAGCATTTTCAGTTGATGCTGAAGGAACAACAGAGAACGAATTGCAAGATGGAAGTCAGGATTTGCTTTCTAATTTTGTGGAATACATTAAG AATCATAAATGTATTCCTTTGGAAGATCTTGCTGGAGAATTCAAATTGAGAACCCAG GAATGTATCAATAGGATCACCTCCCTTGAAAGTATGG GGCGACTTTCAGGTGTCATGGATGATAGAGGGAAGTATATATACATCTCAATGGAGGAGATGAAGGCTGTAGCTGACTATATCAAGCGTCAAGGAAGAGTAAGCATTTCACATTTAGCTAGCAAATCTAATCAGTTCATCGATCTAGAGCCGAAAGTTCAATTTACAGAGGAGATCAGCACAGCAGAGGAAATCACTGTTGCTTGA
- the LOC105780290 gene encoding protein translation factor SUI1 homolog 2: MSDLDVQIPTAFDPFADANAEDSGAGAKDYVHIRVQQRNGRKSLTTVQGLKKEFSYNKILKDLKKEFCCNGTVVQDPELGQVIQLQGDQRKNVSTFLVQAGIVKKENIKIHGF; this comes from the exons ATGTCTGATCTCGACGTCCAAATTCCCACTGCCTTTG ATCCCTTTGCCGATGCAAATGCTGAGGACTCAGGTGCTGGTGCAAAGGACTATGTGCACATTCGTGTTCAGCAACGGAACGGTAGGAAAAGCCTGACAACTGTCCAGGGGTTGAAGAAAGAATTCAGCTACAACAAGATACTCAAAGACCTCAAAAAGGAGTTCTGCTGCAATGGCACCGTGGTCCAAGACCCTGAATTAGGCCAG GTTATTCAACTTCAAGGTGACCAGCGTAAGAACGTATCTACCTTCCTTGTTCAG GCTGGCATTGTGAAGAAGGAAAACATCAAAATCCATGGTTTCTAA
- the LOC105780304 gene encoding COBRA-like protein 10: MKVPGLKLICLAFLFIHTRILVCYGAPDDAVDDYTDETPAKPPPPEMDNCNGVFLSYAFTSRTKALPLLKNVSAQPWTFKAMATVVNSGTEEVKGWKMYIGFQHKEILVSATNAVLVDGDVDFPAAVGNGTTLAGYPNADLKTSIDTAGDFNQIAVQVELKGSMFGLGEKATPMPKTISLRNDGWRCPTPTKYKTYMHACCKRDPKFKLNSNKKSKFAARQNGDLTFTYDVVKSYEGSYEAQVTMDNSSPIGRLDRWNLTWEWMRGEFIYSMKGAYTPRFDISDCVYGLAGRYLTGFDFTNVMNCEKKPTITDLPLTKANDTQIGKIPYCCKNASLLPPQMDPSRARAIFQLRVYKLPPDTPPTILYPPQRWNITGVINARYHCGPPIRVDPSEFPNPKGFDAKVYAIASWQVVCNMTRAEKRKTRCCVSFSAYYSDGAIPCSTCACGCDNIDTDKCNPDKPAMHLPPDALLLPSENRTAKTKAFAKLKKKGIPRKLPCPDNCGVSINWHINTDHKAGWSARMTLFNWQEAPFVDWFVAVEMKKAYPDYDNVFSFNGTKKLKGIKNTIFFQSLKDLNYLVEMKNGSKPSDPKVPGKQQSVISFIKKKTPNIKIRKGDGFPSKVYFNGEECALPRSFPSSGHRSPLSIASFILISITTTFLLITNRFI; the protein is encoded by the exons ATGAAAGTGCCTGGGTTGAAACTCATATGTCTTGCTTTCCTGTTTATCCACACAAGAATCCTGGTGTGTTATGGCGCTCCAGACGATGCTGTCGACGACTATACGGACGAGACACCGGCTAAGCCACCGCCGCCTGAGATGGACAATTGTAATGGTGTATTCTTGAGCTACGCTTTCACGTCAAGGACTAAAGCATTACCCCTCCTGAAAAACGTTTCAGCTCAGCCGTGGACGTTTAAAGCCATGGCCACCGTTGTAAATTCTGGGACGGAGGAGGTAAAAGGATGGAAGATGTATATTGGGTTTCAACATAAAGAGATATTGGTGTCCGCAACCAACGCCGTCCTGGTTGACGGTGACGTGGATTTCCCGGCGGCAGTTGGAAATGGAACAACCTTAGCAGGGTACCCCAACGCAGACCTCAAGACATCCATTGACACTGCTGGGgattttaatcaaattgccGTCCAGGTTGAGCTCAAGGGTTCCATGTTCGGATTAGGCGAGAAGGCCACTCCTATGCCTAAGACCATCAGCCTCAGAAACGATGGCTGGAGATGCCCCACGCCTACTAAATATA AAACCTACATGCATGCATGTTGCAAAAGGGATCCGAAATTCAAACTGAATTCCAATAAAAAAAGCAAGTTCGCGGCTAGGCAAAATGGAGACCTCACCTTCACGTACGATGTTGTTAAATCATATGAAGGCAGCTACGAGGCCCAAGTAACGATGGACAACAGCAGCCCCATCGGCAGGCTGGATCGTTGGAACCTGACATGGGAATGGATGAGAGGGGAATTCATTTACTCCATGAAAGGAGCCTACACTCCCAGATTTGATATCTCCGACTGCGTTTATGGCTTAGCTGGTCGTTACCTCACGGGCTTCGATTTCACTAATGTCATGAATTGTGAAAAAAAGCCAACCATTACTGATTTGCCGCTTACTAAAGCAAATGATACCCAGATTGGTAAGATCCCTTATTGTTGTAAAAATGCAAGTCTGTTGCCACCACAAATGGATCCCAGCAGAGCCCGAGCCATTTTCCAATTAAGGGTGTATAAATTGCCCCCTGATACCCCACCCACTATTTTGTACCCACCACAAAGATGGAATATTACCGGCGTCATTAATGCTCGCTACCACTGTGGGCCTCCGATTAGAGTAGATCCCTCTGAGTTCCCTAATCCAAAGGGGTTCGATGCTAAAGTATATGCCATCGCAAGTTGGCAAGTTGTGTGCAACATGACCAGAGCAGAGAAAAGGAAAACTAGGTGTTGTGTTTCCTTCTCAGCTTACTACAGCGATGGTGCTATTCCATGCAGCACCTGTGCTTGCGGATGCGACAATATCGACACCGATAAATGCAATCCCGACAAGCCTGCGATGCATCTCCCACCCGATGCACTCCTCCTTCCTTCCGAAAACAGGACTGCTAAAACTAAAGCCTTTGCTAAACTCAAGAAGAAAGGGATTCCCAGGAAGTTGCCTTGCCCCGACAACTGTGGGGTCAGCATCAACTGGCATATCAACACCGATCACAAGGCCGGATGGTCGGCTCGGATGACGCTGTTCAATTGGCAAGAAGCTCCATTCGTGGACTGGTTCGTAGCCGTTGAAATGAAAAAAGCATACCCTGATTACGACAATGTGTTTTCCTTTAATGGAACCAAGAAGCTCAAAGGCATCAAGAACACCATTTTCTTCCAAAGCTTGAAGGACTTGAATTACCTGGTGGAAATGAAAAATGGGTCTAAACCGAGTGATCCTAAAGTCCCTGGAAAACAGCAATCGGTTATTTCATTCATCAAGAAAAAGACGCCCAATATAAAAATTCGAAAGGGCGATGGGTTCCCTTCCAAGGTCTACTTCAATGGCGAAGAATGTGCACTTCCTCGTAGTTTCCCGAGTTCAGGGCACCGTTCTCCGCTTTCCATTGCAAGTTTCATCTTGATATCTATTACCACCACTTTCTTGCTCATCACAAACCGTTTCATTTGA
- the LOC105780320 gene encoding thiamine thiazole synthase, chloroplastic, protein MASSIATTLTSSSKLCRNTSLFGSSFHGVPIKPLSFHFKTKSSPCNASISMSAASPPPYDLNNFRFDPIKESIVSREMTRRYMMDMITYADTDVVVVGAGSAGLSCAYELSKNPSVQIAIVEQSVSPGGGAWLGGQLFSAMVVRKPAHRFLDELAIEYDEQDDYVVIKHAALFTSTIMSKLLARPNVKLFNAVAAEDLIVKEGRVGGVVTNWALVSMNHDTQSCMDPNVMEAKVVVSSCGHDGPFGATGVKRLKSIGMIDSVPGMKALDMNTAEDAIVRLTREIVPGMIVTGMEVAEIDGSPRMGPTFGAMMISGQKAAHLALKSLGLPNAIDGTYVGSIQPELILAAADSAETADA, encoded by the exons ATGGCATCTTCCATAGCTACAACTCTCACTTCCTCTTCAAAGCTTTGCAGGAACACTTCTCTCTTCGGGTCTTCCTTCCATGGGGTTCCAATTAAAccactttcttttcatttcaaaacaaaGTCTTCCCCGTGCAACGCATCCATTTCCATGTCTGCAGCATCACCTCCACCCTATGATCTGAATAATTTCAGGTTTGACCCCATCAAGGAGTCCATCGTCTCACGTGAGATGACACGCAGGTACATGATGGACATGATCACCTATGCTGATACCGATGTGGTGGTCGTCGGTGCCGGCTCCGCCGGGCTCTCTTGTGCCTATGAGCTTAGCAAGAACCCCTCCGTACAGATAGCTATTGTCGAGCAGTCTGTTAGCCCCGGAGGTGGTGCCTGGCTCGGTGGGCAGCTTTTCTCTGCCATG GTAGTGCGGAAACCAGCTCATCGCTTCCTCGACGAACTCGCCATTGAATATGATGAACAAGACGACTATGTTGTGATCAAGCATGCAGCCCTTTTCACATCCACTATCATGAGCAAGCTTCTAGCCCGCCCCAACGTGAAGCTGTTCAACGCTGTGGCGGCGGAGGACTTAATAGTGAAGGAAGGGAGAGTTGGTGGTGTTGTGACAAACTGGGCCCTGGTGTCAATGAACCATGACACTCAGTCCTGCATGGACCCTAATGTGATGGAGGCCAAGGTGGTGGTGAGCTCTTGTGGTCATGATGGGCCATTTGGAGCCACCGGGGTGAAGAGGTTGAAAAGCATTGGGATGATTGATAGTGTGCCAGGGATGAAGGCACTGGATATGAATACAGCTGAGGATGCTATAGTGAGGCTGACTAGGGAAATTGTGCCTGGGATGATTGTCACCGGGATGGAAGTTGCTGAGATTGATGGATCCCCAAGAATG GGGCCAACATTTGGAGCAATGATGATATCAGGGCAAAAGGCAGCCCATCTTGCCCTGAAATCATTAGGATTGCCTAATGCAATTGATGGAACATATGTGGGAAGCATTCAGCCGGAGCTGATCTTGGCCGCTGCAGATTCCGCCGAGACCGCTGACGCTTAG
- the LOC105780281 gene encoding protein translation factor SUI1 homolog 2, which translates to MSDLDIQIPTAFDPFADANAEDSGAGAKEYVHIRIQQRNGRKSLTTVQGLKKEFSYNKILKDLKKEFCCNGTVVEDPELGQVIQLQGDQRKNVSTFLVQAGIVKKDNIKIHGF; encoded by the exons ATGTCTGATCTTGACATCCAGATTCCTACTGCCTTTG ATCCGTTTGCTGATGCAAATGCTGAAGACTCTGGTGCCGGTGCCAAGGAGTATGTGCATATTCGTATTCAGCAGCGGAATGGTAGGAAAAGCCTGACCACGGTCCAGGGGTTGAAAAAAGAATTCAGCTATAACAAAATTCTTAAGGACCTCAAGAAAGAGTTTTGTTGCAATGGCACTGTGGTCGAAGACCCTGAATTAGGGCAG GTTATTCAGCTTCAAGGCGATCAAAGGAAGAATGTTTCCACCTTCCTTGTTCAG GCCGGTATTGTGAAGAAGGATAACATCAAAATCCACGGCTTTTAA